TGCCAGGGCCACGGAAGCTATGATAGGAAGAACGGTTCGCCTTATCGAAGGAAGCCTTAAATACATAGTTGATGTCCAAACGCTGGCAGATTTCCTTGATGGTACGACCAATCAGCAGGCAACGATCCAGACCTTCCAACACACAGGGACCAGCCAGCAAAGTCAGCTTTTCTCCGCCACCAATCACATAATTACCAACTTTAACCTGATTCATATTCAAGCTCCTTTCGATTTATATATCTCGTTGACCTTCGCCAAATCCTCGGCAGTATCAACACCAACAAACTTCGCTTTTGTCTCGACGACCTTGATGCGGTAGCCATTTTCCAGTGCACGCAGCTGCTCCAAAGACTCCGACTGCTCCAGCGGGGTAGATTCCATCTTCGCATAGCTGAGCAGGAAATCCCGCTTGTAGGCATAAATGCCGATATGCTTATACACTGGACAGCCTTCATTGCGCGGATACGGCATTACCGAACGGGAGAAGTAAAGGGCATAACCATTTTTGTCGGTTACAACTTTTACATTATTGGGGTTCTCGATTTCCGCCCGCTCCGTCATCTTTGTCTTGACGGTAGCCATCTTGAGTTCACTGTCCATCTCAAAAACAGCGGCCAGTTCATCAATGAGTCCCGGTTCAATCAGCGGCTCATCCCCCTGCACGTTGATGATCAAATCCACATCCGGAAATGCCTCAGCTACCTCGGCCAGACGGTCGGTGCCAGTGGGATGGTCGTCCCTAGTCATCATGGCCTTGCCACCATTTGCTTCCACGGCCGTTACGATGCGTTCATCATCGGTCGCCACAATGGTATCCGAAACTTTTTTGGCCTGTATCGCCCGGTCGTAAACCCGGCAAATCATGGGCTTGCCCGCAATGTCCTTCAATGGTTTGCCCGGCAGGCGGGTGGATGCATAACGGGCGGGAATAACACAAAGTACCTTCATAATGGTCCCTCTTACTTTTTATTTTGCAGTCCGCGGCCCCAGTTTGTCTGCCAAACGCTGGGCCAGCAGTGATTTGAATTCTTCTTTGCCCTGCTGGAAGGTCACTTCCACGCAGATGACGTAAACGGGAATCTTGATGCCGGCATGGATGACTTCCATGGGAATTTTCACCGCATCTTTTTCCGTAATGACAATGGCTTCTGCTCCCATGCGTTCAGCCTGATGGAGAATGTCAGCCATTTCCTGCATACTGTAGTCGTGATGGTCGGGATAGCGCAGACTTTCCAAAATCACCGTGCCCAAATCCGACAGGGTCTGTTCAAAGGAGGCAGGATTGCCGATGGCGGATACCGCCATAATCTGCTTACCCCGCATCTGATTCACATCGATGCCATCACCGGCAATGTCCACATACCAGTCAGCCAGGGGGATAAAACGCCGTGGCTGATGGATGCTTTCCACAATCTGCGCCTCTTCGTTGTAGCGATGTACCGTATCGCGAATAAAGTCACGCGAACCCTCGGCCGCCTGGTCCACTTTGGTCAGCAGGCATACATCAGCACGGCTGATATGGGTGATGGGTTCGCGCAGTGTGCCGCGTGGCAGCATATAGCCGTTGCCAAAGACATTGACGGCATCCACCAGCAAAATATCCATATCGCGTTCAAGCTGCCAATGCTGGAAACCATCATCCAGAATGGCTACCTCGGCACCAAAGTTTTCAATGGCGTACTGCCCCGTAACAGAACGGTCTGCGCCAATAAGGACCGGCACTTCCGGCAGGTGCTTGGCCAGCATGAAGGCCTCGTCACCGGCATCAGCAGCCGTCATATGAAGGCGCTCACCATCGGAAACAATACCGACCTTGCCATGCCATTTAGCCCGGTAACCACGGTTCAAAATGACCACCTTGTAGCCCATATCGCGAATATCGCTGGCCAAGCGCTGAGCAGTCGGCGTCTTGCCTGTACCGCCTACGGTCACATTGCCCAGACTGATGACAAAGCAGTCCAGCTTTTTGCGGCTGAACATACCATGGCGATAGCCCCAAAGTTTGAAATCCACCAGCAGCGCATAGATTTTCGACAGGATGTAGAGCAGCGCCGTCAGGATATGCTCCCCAAAGCCGTTTACTTCCTTCAGATGTACCAGCTCGATAAAGTAGGTCTGGAAGTTGTCAATCTTCTGGGTAAAGCGGGCCCGCTGACGGTTCTCAGGAATACTCTCATAGGATTCCAGCATTTCCCGCAGGATAATCGCCGACTTGCGGGATGCGCCCTTATTTTCGCCCACAATAGCCAAGGTTTCCGCTTCCAGCTGATGGCGGTGTGCTGCATCATCAAAGAGCTGCACAGTCTCTGCCGCCAGTTCCTGTTCGTTATTCACCGTGATGCAGGCATTGCGCTTCTTGAACAAGGCATGGGTATCCTTGAAGTTGAACATGTAATGGCCCACGATAATGGCCTTGCCATGGGCTGCAGGCTCCAGAATATTGTGCCCGCCATGAGGAATCAGACTGCCCCCGACATAGACCACATCACCAACACTGTAAACCTTGCCCAGTTCGCCAATGGTATCGAGAATCACGATATCCGCATCCTGCGGCCCCTGTTCCTGCTGCTTGGTGCGGGTGGTTACCGTAAAACCGGCCCGCTTGCAGATATGAATGACCTCCTGGGTACGCAGCAATTCTCTGGGCGCAATGACCAACTTGGCCTTGCCATGCTTCTCCCGCACAGCCTTAAAGGCTTTGAGGACGAAATCTTCTTCGCCGCGATGGGTGGAACCGGCCAGCAAAATACCTTCGGCCTTTTCCAGCCCCATCTCACGGACAATGGCTGCCTTTTCTTCCGGGCTGACATCGGTGTAGGTCTGGTCAAACTTGGTGTTGCCCGTCACCGTCACGAGTTCCGGGGAAGCCCCCAGCCGCATAATATAATCCGCATCAATATCAGACTGCATGGCAAACTTGGTCACCGTGCCAATCATGTCACTGAGCAGGCTTCTAAGATAGCGGTACTGCTTCACACTGCGGTCGCTGATACGGCCATTAACCATCATGACCGGAATATGCAGCTTGCGAGCCGTCTTCAAGAAGTTCGGCCAGAGCTCCGTTTCCACAGGCAGGAATACCCGGGGATGGATGCGCCGCAGGACACTGCCTGCCAAAAACGGCAGGTCAAGCGGGAAGTAGATAATGGCATCCGCATCTTTGATGATGCGGTTGGCCATTTCATAACCGCTCGTAGTAACTACAGACACCAGAATTGGCGTCTTGGGAAATTCCTTATGAAATTCCTTAATCAGGGGACTCGTGGCTACGATTTCACCTACAGAAGCCGCGTGCACCCAGATACAGTGTTTTTTGGCCACCTTTTCCAAAGTCTCTACCGGGTAGAACCCCAGACTCTGGCGGATACGCTCCACAAAACCTTTTTCCCTGACCGAGCGTATCATAAACACCGGTATAATCAATATGACGACCAGAATCGCCGCTAAGTTGTAGAGGATTTGCATTACTATTATGCCCCTTCTGCTGCCACGTTACCGCCGCCGAACTGAATGTTGTAGAGGTGGCTGTACAAGCCGCCCTGCTGCAAGAGTTCCTCGTGAGTACCGTGTTCTTTTATCCTGCCGCCATCAATAACATAAATCTGGTCGGCGTTGAATATCGTAGACAGGCGATGAGCGATAACAAAGGAAGTTCTGCCCACCATCAGGCTGTCCAAAGCCGCCTGTACGATTTTTTCGCTTTCCGTATCCAAAGCCGAAGTGGCTTCGTCCAAAATCAGAATCTGCGGATTCTTGAGGATTGCCCGGGCGATGGCCATGCGCTGGCGCTGGCCGCCGGAAAGATTCAGCCCCCGCTCCCCAATGGTTGTATCATACCCCTGGGGCAGTTCCCGAATGAAGCTGTCGGCATTCGCCGCCTTGGCTGCCTCAATGACTTCTTCGTCCGTGGCGTCCAGCCGCCCGTAACGAATATTTTCCATGACCGTTGTAGAGAACAGCATGGTTTCCTGCGGCACAATGCCAATCTGCTCCCGCAGGGAATCCAGCTTCACATCCCGGATATCGTAACCGTCAATGGAGATGGAACCGCCGTTAATCTCATAGAAGCGGGGAATCAGGTTGGCGATGGTAGACTTACCTGCACCGCTGGGCCCCACAAAGGCAATCATCTGCCCCGGCTTCACATCCAGAGATACATCTTCCAGCGCATTAACCCCTTCCTTATAGCCAAAGGTCACATTCTTGACCTCCACATGGCCCTGAATCTTCGGCAGGGATTTCGCATCTTCCTTATCGCTGATGGGTTCCGGCAGGTCGATTACCGCAAATACGCGGTCCACAGCGGCCATTGCCCGCTGCAGATTGCCGTAAACACGGGCCAGACGCTTTACGGGGTTCGCCAGATTGACCGCATAAGTTAAGAAAGCCACCAAAGCACCGGCCGTCATCTGGCCGTTGACCACTTCATAACCACCAAAGCCTACAATGAAAGTAACGGAAACCGCCGCCAAAAATTCCACAGTCGGTGTCAAGAGGCTGGTGAGCTGCACATTCTTCATGGCCGCCTGGAAGTTCAGGATGTTCTGATTGATGAACCGCTTGATTTCATAATCCTCACGGACAAAGGATTTCACCACCCGAATGGAGGAAATACTTTCCTGTAAGAGAGACGTGATATCCGCGGCCCGTTCCTGAATCACCGTACCATTGCGCTTGAGCTTGCGGCCAAAAATCTTCATTGCTTGACCTACCAGGGGGATAACCACCAAGGTCAGCAGGGAGAGTTTCCAGTCCAGATAAATCATCATGGCAATGGAACCAATCAGAATGGAACCTTCCGTGACCATTTCAATCAGCTGGTCCACCAAGGCTGATTGGATAGCCGCCACATCGTTGGTGATATAGCTCATGGTTTCGCCTGTCTGATGCTTGTCAAAATAGGCCATGGGCATGCGCTGGAACTTGCGGAACATCACTTCCCGCACGTCGATAACCACTTTTTGTCCAATATAAGACACCAGATAGGACTGGCCGTAGTAGAATATCCCGCGAATCAGGAAAACCACCACAATGCTGACGCAGATGACGTACAGCATGACCATATCCTTTTCAGCCAGCACCTTATCCACCATGTCCTTGATAATCCAAGGCAGGTAGAGGTTACAGGCTGCTGCCACCACAATGCAGACAATGGCCAGTGCCAGGCGTTTCAGATAGGGCCTGATATATTGCAGAAGCCGCT
The Selenomonas ruminantium AC2024 DNA segment above includes these coding regions:
- the kdsB gene encoding 3-deoxy-manno-octulosonate cytidylyltransferase, which encodes MKVLCVIPARYASTRLPGKPLKDIAGKPMICRVYDRAIQAKKVSDTIVATDDERIVTAVEANGGKAMMTRDDHPTGTDRLAEVAEAFPDVDLIINVQGDEPLIEPGLIDELAAVFEMDSELKMATVKTKMTERAEIENPNNVKVVTDKNGYALYFSRSVMPYPRNEGCPVYKHIGIYAYKRDFLLSYAKMESTPLEQSESLEQLRALENGYRIKVVETKAKFVGVDTAEDLAKVNEIYKSKGA
- the lpxK gene encoding tetraacyldisaccharide 4'-kinase is translated as MQILYNLAAILVVILIIPVFMIRSVREKGFVERIRQSLGFYPVETLEKVAKKHCIWVHAASVGEIVATSPLIKEFHKEFPKTPILVSVVTTSGYEMANRIIKDADAIIYFPLDLPFLAGSVLRRIHPRVFLPVETELWPNFLKTARKLHIPVMMVNGRISDRSVKQYRYLRSLLSDMIGTVTKFAMQSDIDADYIMRLGASPELVTVTGNTKFDQTYTDVSPEEKAAIVREMGLEKAEGILLAGSTHRGEEDFVLKAFKAVREKHGKAKLVIAPRELLRTQEVIHICKRAGFTVTTRTKQQEQGPQDADIVILDTIGELGKVYSVGDVVYVGGSLIPHGGHNILEPAAHGKAIIVGHYMFNFKDTHALFKKRNACITVNNEQELAAETVQLFDDAAHRHQLEAETLAIVGENKGASRKSAIILREMLESYESIPENRQRARFTQKIDNFQTYFIELVHLKEVNGFGEHILTALLYILSKIYALLVDFKLWGYRHGMFSRKKLDCFVISLGNVTVGGTGKTPTAQRLASDIRDMGYKVVILNRGYRAKWHGKVGIVSDGERLHMTAADAGDEAFMLAKHLPEVPVLIGADRSVTGQYAIENFGAEVAILDDGFQHWQLERDMDILLVDAVNVFGNGYMLPRGTLREPITHISRADVCLLTKVDQAAEGSRDFIRDTVHRYNEEAQIVESIHQPRRFIPLADWYVDIAGDGIDVNQMRGKQIMAVSAIGNPASFEQTLSDLGTVILESLRYPDHHDYSMQEMADILHQAERMGAEAIVITEKDAVKIPMEVIHAGIKIPVYVICVEVTFQQGKEEFKSLLAQRLADKLGPRTAK
- the msbA gene encoding lipid A export permease/ATP-binding protein MsbA, with protein sequence MKNYKRLLQYIRPYLKRLALAIVCIVVAAACNLYLPWIIKDMVDKVLAEKDMVMLYVICVSIVVVFLIRGIFYYGQSYLVSYIGQKVVIDVREVMFRKFQRMPMAYFDKHQTGETMSYITNDVAAIQSALVDQLIEMVTEGSILIGSIAMMIYLDWKLSLLTLVVIPLVGQAMKIFGRKLKRNGTVIQERAADITSLLQESISSIRVVKSFVREDYEIKRFINQNILNFQAAMKNVQLTSLLTPTVEFLAAVSVTFIVGFGGYEVVNGQMTAGALVAFLTYAVNLANPVKRLARVYGNLQRAMAAVDRVFAVIDLPEPISDKEDAKSLPKIQGHVEVKNVTFGYKEGVNALEDVSLDVKPGQMIAFVGPSGAGKSTIANLIPRFYEINGGSISIDGYDIRDVKLDSLREQIGIVPQETMLFSTTVMENIRYGRLDATDEEVIEAAKAANADSFIRELPQGYDTTIGERGLNLSGGQRQRMAIARAILKNPQILILDEATSALDTESEKIVQAALDSLMVGRTSFVIAHRLSTIFNADQIYVIDGGRIKEHGTHEELLQQGGLYSHLYNIQFGGGNVAAEGA